GAGGAAACAAAGAGTCCTTTCTTCCCTTGCATACTTGATGTGTGATGTACTTGAAAACTTTCACTAGGACACTCTCAAAAAAGATGTCACAAGAATATAAATCATAACAAGTAGCAAATAGAAGTAACAAGATATGATTTGTATGATCCACtacttaaaatgttttttaactTTGGCGAATTAAAGAAATTGCTGACAAGTTAAAGGTTAAAGGAGTTAAAGGATCTCGTGTCTAATACATTTTTCTTTAGCTAATACTGATAATTCGTGGCGGTCTGGCATTTAAACATCCTATATTATATATTCAtgtggctctttctctcttttgcttctGTGTAAAGCTCTTTGTACTTCACAAAGGACCTGCAGGGAGGGGGGACAGGTGAGCCAGGAGCTCCGTAAAaggtttgaaaaaaaagagaacagaatAAAAGATAAACAGCTACCTGCAAACACCTGTTCACACCAGCTCTGGATGAAAGAGtaaaaggaggagggggagggggactgctgccaagcaacaacaacagtccTTGAAGGGTCTCCTGCTGTAGTAAGATCTCTGTGTGGGTAAAACAAATAAGACTCCGTCTCTCGGTCTACAACTACAACTTGCTGTAGGACATTACGTTTTAAGATACGCCTCTCGTGTTAAGACAGGCCTAGACTGTCTATCATCTTCTAGTGCTGTCACAGTATTGTGAGACTCAAAGCAAGCCACTCCATCATCACACAGTGATGGCTACCACTGAAATGCTATAGGgttgggggagaaaaaaaatctctatTCAACTAAAACATCTAGGgcactctctgtcttctcttccctccACTGTGAGTTTCTCAGACCCCTCTTAGCAGAGGACCCCActtgcctttttcttttttttcctctctccttcttctttttttctttctattttttttttgatttccCAGCTTTGAAATATGATTTGCTTTGAGCGTTTATGTACAAAGTCTTACACGCGGAGCGATGAAAGGGCCTCCATTGTGAGGCTCCCTGTGATTGAGGGAGCAGACAAGAGATGGGAAGGTATCTGCTCCCTCTACGGCGGGGCCCTTTTTAGCACTTCTCCCTATAGCTGCCACTTAAAAGCCTCAAACCAGTGAGTTCTGTTTAATCTTCTGACTACTGGGAGAACACAGGGGCTTACAACATGAGCCAATTAATGGAGATTAATTGAAATTAAGTACttcgttttatttattttttgggggggggggggggttggcggcAAGACGGCAGTCTTGTATGGAACTAATTTTGCAATTGAAATGCTGTTTCAGCACCcctagtgtttttgttttgaaatgaaaacacggTTTTGTGTCACACACCAGTTGTCTAACAACAAAAGACAGCCACGACACATTTtctctgtaaacacaaacaaacaaacgttaTCTTTAGAAAGGATATTGCGCTCCCTGAGTACGGTGAGATGTCGGACATGTCCTGGAGGTCTCCGCACTCGGACTTGATGAGCGAGAGGGACAAGCCCTCGGCAGTGCTTCCCGGGTGCGTGGGCGACATGGAGCGGTGGTGGTTCATGTGGTGGTTGGACGACATCTTGGTCCGTAGGCTGGTGGTCTCCCGGGAGAGGTCGAGTGACTCCGGGGAAGACCTGTCCTTGCCTGGATAGCCCGAGGGGGGGCCCAAGGGACTCTGGAAGGGGTAGCCCATGAGGGGAAGGGGGAACGGGTGCCGGAACGAGGGGGGGCTGAAACCCATGGTGGCTGTGAGCGGAGACGGGTGcagagaggggtggtggtgcggcccaggggggggcagggaggatgaggagtggTCCGAGGAGTTCTTACGCACAACCAGGGGCAGGGCCTCCGTCTGGTCGTGGGCTCCGGGCATGGGCATTCCGGCAAAGGAGTCGAGCGGGTTGGGAATGATGACGTCACCGAAGCACTGCAGGCGCTGGTTGGCCGTGTGGAAGTTGGGGTGGTTGTCCCCGTTGACAGCGAAGCGGTCCGGGGGCATCTGCAGGGGTGGGAACACCTGAGGCACGGGGCGGGGCGGCTTGGCGAACACCTTCACCACCGTGTCGACCACCTGGGACATGGCTGTGTTCAGCTCCTGCTTCAGAGTCTCTGCCAGGTGCTTGCCCTCAGCATGCATGGACTGGGGCCCCTGGCCCTTCCCCCGGGGGCCATCTCCTTTGGCCTTGTCCCTCCTCTCTGCGATCATGGTCTGCTCGCGGATCAGCGCCCGGGCCCGATCCAGAAAGTGCCCCGGGTCCAGGTCGGACATCTCGTTGTCGGACCGGTCCGGGACAGAGTCGTCGAGCCGGGCGCGGTTCTCCAGGCCGCCGTCGGAGCGCATGCTGTCCTCCGACAGGTTGCCATCATTCTCATCGTTCTCCGAGTCGGTGCTGTCGTAGATCTGGTAGAACTTCTCCTGAAGCTGCCTGAGCTGCTTCTGCATGTCCTCCAGCTGCAGCTTCAGCTGCCGGCGCTCCTCGTGCTTCTGCTCCTTGCGGGCCGACACCAGCTGCTGGaagctctgctgctgctgctggggcagCTTCTGCTTGCGCTTGTTCTCTCGGTAGCTCTCGCGCGGGCtgggcggctgctgctgctgct
Above is a window of Clupea harengus chromosome 14, Ch_v2.0.2, whole genome shotgun sequence DNA encoding:
- the prox1a gene encoding prospero homeobox protein 1a isoform X3; protein product: MPDHVNTALLNRQTKKRRVDIGVKRTVGTASAVFARAKATIFSAMNPHGSEQDVECSVMPHGDGEKSNVLRKLLKRANSYEDAMMPFPGATIISQLLKNNINKNGGSENGNFQGSGLSSTGSEAHQEDACSNSSRESPQECLSPFGRPTMTQFDIERLTDEHLRAKRARVENIIRGMSHSPSVTLRGAGEGERDRERDRDRDRDREREREREREREREGPQQQQQPPSPRESYRENKRKQKLPQQQQQSFQQLVSARKEQKHEERRQLKLQLEDMQKQLRQLQEKFYQIYDSTDSENDENDGNLSEDSMRSDGGLENRARLDDSVPDRSDNEMSDLDPGHFLDRARALIREQTMIAERRDKAKGDGPRGKGQGPQSMHAEGKHLAETLKQELNTAMSQVVDTVVKVFAKPPRPVPQVFPPLQMPPDRFAVNGDNHPNFHTANQRLQCFGDVIIPNPLDSFAGMPMPGAHDQTEALPLVVRKNSSDHSSSSLPPPGPHHHPSLHPSPLTATMGFSPPSFRHPFPLPLMGYPFQSPLGPPSGYPGKDRSSPESLDLSRETTSLRTKMSSNHHMNHHRSMSPTHPGSTAEGLSLSLIKSECGDLQDMSDISPYSGSAFQIQEGLSPNHLKKAKLMFFYTRYPSSNMLKMFFSDVKFNRCITSQLIKWFSNFREFYYIQMEKFARQSINDGVTGAEEMSVSRDCELFRALNMHYNKANDFEVPERFLEVAQITLREFFNAIVAGKDVDPSWKKAIYKVICKLDSEVPEIFKSPNCLQELLHE
- the prox1a gene encoding prospero homeobox protein 1a isoform X4 codes for the protein MPDHVNTALLNRQTKKRRVDIGVKRTVGTASAVFARAKATIFSAMNPHGSEQDVECSVMPHGDGEKSNVLRKLLKRANSYEDAMMPFPGATIISQLLKNNINKNGGSENGNFQGSGLSSTGSEAHQEDACSNSSRESPQECLSPFGRPTMTQFDIERLTDEHLRAKRARVENIIRGMSHSPSVTLRGAGEGERDRERDRDRDRDREREREREREREREGPQQQQQPPSPRESYRENKRKQKLPQQQQQSFQQLVSARKEQKHEERRQLKLQLEDMQKQLRQLQEKFYQIYDSTDSENDENDGNLSEDSMRSDGGLENRARLDDSVPDRSDNEMSDLDPGHFLDRARALIREQTMIAERRDKAKGDGPRGKGQGPQSMHAEGKHLAETLKQELNTAMSQVVDTVVKVFAKPPRPVPQVFPPLQMPPDRFAVNGDNHPNFHTANQRLQCFGDVIIPNPLDSFAGMPMPGAHDQTEALPLVVRKNSSDHSSSSLPPPGPHHHPSLHPSPLTATMGFSPPSFRHPFPLPLMGYPFQSPLGPPSGYPGKDRSSPESLDLSRETTSLRTKMSSNHHMNHHRSMSPTHPGSTAEGLSLSLIKSECGDLQDMSDISPYSGSAIQEGLSPNHLKKAKLMFFYTRYPSSNMLKMFFSDVKFNRCITSQLIKWFSNFREFYYIQMEKFARQSINDGVTGAEEMSVSRDCELFRALNMHYNKANDFEVPERFLEVAQITLREFFNAIVAGKDVDPSWKKAIYKVICKLDSEVPEIFKSPNCLQELLHE